Part of the Streptomyces sp. NBC_01471 genome is shown below.
ACGACGAAGCCATCGAAGTCGTCCTGCGACTCCACAGGCCCGGCCTTGCTGATTCCGGTACGGACATCGTGCTCGGTTGCCAGGTCCACATCCCCATCCCTTCCTGTCACCCCTCCACGACGGGAAAGCGGCCCCGATTGCTGCACGCGCATCGTGAGACCTGAGTCACACGGCTGACCCGTCCGGCAGAAGGGGCGGAAGCCGCAGCGGATCGCGCGGCGGGGCAGCATCAAATCGGCCGGACGACGCTGCTTCGCCGGGCGCACGGAGCGGCCGCACGCGAGTTCGTCGGCCGCACCGTGTGGCAGAACGCCCCTGCGGCATACCGGGACGCAAGATGAGGGCCTGCGAACGCACGTCCCTGCCCCCTGCCGGGAGAGGAACCGCATGACCGGGCATCCGGAAACCCTGGCCGAGGCCGTCGGCGGGACCGACGCTCTCCGACGGCTGAGCGCCACCTTCTACGAGAGCGTCCTGGCCGACCCCCTGCTCGCGCCGGTCTTCGTCGATTTCACCCCTGCCCACACCGAACACGTAGCCATCTGGCTCGCCGAGATCTTCGGCGGGCCCACCCGCTTCACCGACGAACTCGGCGGCCACCAGGCTCTGTTGCGCGCCCACCTCGGGCTGTCGATCACAGAGGAGCAGCGTCTTCGCTGGATGGAGCTCATGACGAGTGCCGTCAGCAGGGAGCTTCCGGACGACGAGCTTCTGCGCCGCCGCGTCATGGAGTACTTCGACTGGGGCACCCGGATCGCCCGGGATGTTTCCGCCGGCCCGGTGGGTGAGGATCTCGGCGACCCGGGCCCGACTCCCCGCTGGGGCTGGAACGGGCTCATCACGGACGGCGAGCGGCCCTGATGCGGGTCCCGTACCGATGCTCTGTGAGCGAGGTCATGGCTGGATATCGTCCCTCCCGGCGCCATGGACGGGCCTTCGGGCACGTCGGCACGGCCAAGGGGCCAGGCCCGGGTCATCAGCCCGGGTCATCGACGGTCCAGTGGGCCTCTTCCGGTGCCGGGAAGCGGAGGAGCGGCTGAATCGTCGCCCCGGCCACACCTCACCGGTGCACCTCGACGTGACCGTGTGACGAGCCCGAAGTGCCGGGACGGCCGGTCTTCGTGTGCCCAGAGCCACGGAAGACAGGCCCGGTGCCGTGGTCGTCAAGGGAGCAGAAAGAGCCAGGACGGAGTGGTGGGGTAGCGGAGAAGTTGGCTGTACGCCGACAATGCGGTCACCCTTCGCCGTCCGGGGCCACCCGCTCCCGGGCCGAACCGAGAGGACCGACCATCACCATGCGCAAGCCTCTCCTCGCCACCCTCACCGCCGTCGCCCTCGGTGCCGCCGCCCTGGCGGCCACCACGGGCACGGCGGCCGCAGCGCCCGACCGCGCGGGCGGGACGACCCCCGCCGCTGTGACGGCCGCCGCGCACCCCGGCAGTACGCCCGCCTCGGTGAAAGCCACCTCGTTCGCCGGCACCGTGGCGCTCAGCAACTGCTCGGGCTCCCTGGTTCGCATGCCGAACTCGCAGGCGACGGACCCGGGTCTGGTCATGACGAACGGCCACTGCCTCGAAACCGGCTTCCCGAGCGCGGGCCAGGTCATCACCAACCAGTCGTCCACCCGCAGCTTCACACTGCTCAACGCCTCGGCCGGCACCGCCGGAACGCTCAAGGCGGACAAGGTCGTCTACGCGACGATGACCGACACGGACGTCACGCTCTACCACCTGACCAAGACCTACGCCCAGATACAGCAGTCCACGGGAATCGCGCCGCTGACGCTGTCCGCGGCCCACCCGGTGCAAGGACACGCGATCGACGTGGTCTCCGGTTACTGGAAGCGGGTCTACTCCTGCTCCGTCGACGGGTTCGCCTACCGCGTGAAGGAGGACCAGTGGACATGGAAGGATTCCGTCCGCTACACCCCGCAGTGCCAGGTCATCGGGGGCACCTCGGGTTCCCCGGTCATCGACACGACGACCGGACAGGTCACCGCGATCAACAACACCATCAACGAGAGCGGTGAAAGCTGCACCCTCGACAACCCCTGTGAGGTGAACGAGCAGGGGACCGTCACCGTCCGCAAGGGGATCGGATACGCCGAGGAGACCTACGGCATCCCCGCCTGCTTCACGACGGGCAACAAGCTCAACCTGTCGGCTGCGGGCTGCACGCTCCCGAAGCCGAAAGCCGTAACCGCACGCTGAGTTGACGCGTGAGGGGGCAAGGGGAGCCCGTCCGCACCCGGGCACTCCGGGCCCCCTCGCCTCTCGCGCAGCGCCGCGTCCGTGTCCGTGTCCGTGTCCCAGTCCACCAGGCCCTCGATGGAGTGCAGCCCCGCCGACTGCCGCACACCCGGCATCTTCGCCGTGCAGGCCTCGACCAGTGCACGCCACCGCGGTCTGCCGCCGCCCGACCGGGCGGCGACGTGCTCCTGCCCCGGCGCCATTCGCCCGCCGCGGTGTCTGCTCAGGTGCCGCCCGCCGTCCTCCTGGGGCTATCGGCGAGCCTGGGCGCGGGGGCCTGACGGGGCGGCGGGGGCGGGGGCAGTTCCGCGTGGTGGACAGCAAGGCCACCGTCGGTGACCGGCGCGAAGGGCGCAGGGGCCATGCAGGTGCCTACGTTCGCCTGGACGGCCTGCCCCTGTGCGTCGGTTTCGAAATCCACCGCCCAGGAGAATCCGAGACGGTCCCCTCGACGGCCGGAGTCGAGGACACTGATGCCGCTCCGCTTGCCGATCCAGTCGGCGGCATCAGGTGTGGCCTCGGTGACGACCGCAGTGAACGTCGCGGTCCTCCCTCCCGTGATCAGACAGTCCACGTCGCCCTTGATCCGAGAGGTCCGTCCGGTGTGGGTCATCCGGTGAGTGATGTCGATGCTTCCCCGCGCATCAGTGGGCATCCCCCGGGGCAGGCCCGGCTGGGGCCGTGAGTACGGGGCGGCCCGCGCGTCGAAGGTGAAGCGGATCTCGTCGTCCGGTGCGTAGGTGTAGAAGATACGGACCGCGCCCTTCGCACGCGCCGTCCCGGCTGCTGACGTCTGATGGGTCCGGGGCGCAGCGTATGAGACCGGTGAGGCCGGAGCGGGGCAGTACAGGGTGGCCAGAACAGCCGTTGCGGTGAGCGCCGGAACGCGGCGCAGACCGGCGCGGACAGCGGTGACGGGCATGAGCTGAATGATCTTCTTCATGCTCCGGCCAACGACGGGCGTCCGTCGTCGTCACGTGACGCTGGACCGAATGCGACCGCCTGAACGAAGACGCCGGGAAGGCCGGTGTCCGACGGCTCACCCGGAACCGGTCACCGGCAAAACGGCACAACGGCACAACGGCACAACCGATCCGCCGGGCCGGCCCACCGGCAGCAGACCTCCCGGCACTCGCAACGGGAGCCGGCCGAGCCCGAGGTCCGCGGTCAGGTCAGCGCGCCCGCTCGGATGTGGCGAATCGATTCGCCTATCGGCGGCGTCAACACCGCGTGAAATAAGCAGGGTTGAGGTGACCTTCGGATGCAAGCCCCGGGGGCGCGCGGGTCACGAAACTTGCGCCTGCGACACCGCGCGCCGGGGAAGCGGATGTTGCATGCCG
Proteins encoded:
- a CDS encoding group II truncated hemoglobin, translating into MTGHPETLAEAVGGTDALRRLSATFYESVLADPLLAPVFVDFTPAHTEHVAIWLAEIFGGPTRFTDELGGHQALLRAHLGLSITEEQRLRWMELMTSAVSRELPDDELLRRRVMEYFDWGTRIARDVSAGPVGEDLGDPGPTPRWGWNGLITDGERP
- a CDS encoding trypsin-like peptidase domain-containing protein, producing MRKPLLATLTAVALGAAALAATTGTAAAAPDRAGGTTPAAVTAAAHPGSTPASVKATSFAGTVALSNCSGSLVRMPNSQATDPGLVMTNGHCLETGFPSAGQVITNQSSTRSFTLLNASAGTAGTLKADKVVYATMTDTDVTLYHLTKTYAQIQQSTGIAPLTLSAAHPVQGHAIDVVSGYWKRVYSCSVDGFAYRVKEDQWTWKDSVRYTPQCQVIGGTSGSPVIDTTTGQVTAINNTINESGESCTLDNPCEVNEQGTVTVRKGIGYAEETYGIPACFTTGNKLNLSAAGCTLPKPKAVTAR